The following proteins are co-located in the Rhodococcus opacus B4 genome:
- the lpdA gene encoding dihydrolipoyl dehydrogenase, translating to MSHRTADVVILGGGSGGYAAAIRSAELGRSVILIEENELGGTCLHQGCIPTKALLHSAEVADSARTASQFGVDVTFGGVDLEKVLSYQNTIITRLHKGLQGLVDSYGITVVNGRGRLVGPNGVEVDGELITGAAVVLATGSSPKTLPGISIGGRVVTSDEALVLPSVPKKAIILGGGVIGVEFASVWASFGTSVTIVEAMSRLVPNEDETVSKYLERAFRRRKIAAKTGVRVTDVTQDDNSVSVTLDSGDVLDADVVLVAVGRGPNTSSMGYEETGVVLDRGFVVTSDRLRTTVPNVYAVGDIVPGLQLAHRGFQQGIFVAEEIAGLRPDVIDETGIPRVTYSHPEVASVGLTETAAREKFGDEIRTVVHDLAGNGKSQILKTSGAVKLVVAPDGVVVGVHMVGDRVGELIGEAQLLYNFEVDAAQAAKYVHAHPTQGEALGEALMAVAGKPLHVHG from the coding sequence ATGTCCCACCGAACTGCAGATGTCGTCATCCTCGGCGGCGGTTCCGGCGGCTATGCGGCCGCGATCCGCTCGGCCGAACTGGGCCGATCGGTCATTCTGATCGAAGAGAACGAACTCGGCGGCACGTGCCTGCACCAGGGGTGCATTCCGACCAAGGCGCTGCTGCATTCCGCCGAGGTCGCCGACAGCGCCCGCACGGCTTCGCAGTTCGGTGTCGACGTCACGTTCGGCGGGGTCGACCTCGAGAAAGTGCTGAGCTACCAGAACACGATCATCACCCGGCTGCACAAGGGGCTGCAGGGCCTCGTCGACTCGTACGGCATCACCGTCGTCAACGGCCGTGGACGGCTGGTCGGGCCCAACGGTGTCGAGGTGGACGGCGAGCTGATCACCGGCGCCGCCGTCGTCCTGGCGACGGGCTCGTCACCGAAGACGCTGCCGGGCATCAGCATCGGCGGCAGGGTCGTCACCAGTGACGAGGCGTTGGTGCTGCCGTCGGTCCCGAAGAAGGCGATCATCCTCGGCGGGGGCGTCATCGGCGTCGAATTCGCCAGTGTGTGGGCGTCGTTCGGTACGTCGGTCACGATCGTCGAGGCGATGTCCAGGCTGGTGCCGAACGAGGACGAGACGGTGTCCAAGTATCTCGAGCGGGCGTTCCGTCGTCGCAAGATCGCCGCGAAGACAGGCGTGCGGGTGACCGACGTGACGCAGGACGACAACTCGGTGTCCGTCACCCTCGACTCCGGCGACGTGCTCGATGCCGACGTCGTACTGGTCGCGGTCGGTCGTGGTCCGAACACCTCCTCGATGGGTTACGAGGAGACCGGAGTGGTCCTCGATCGGGGATTCGTGGTCACCAGCGACCGACTGCGCACCACGGTGCCGAACGTCTACGCGGTCGGCGACATCGTGCCCGGCCTCCAGCTCGCGCACCGCGGCTTCCAGCAGGGCATCTTCGTGGCGGAGGAAATCGCTGGGCTCCGTCCGGACGTCATCGACGAGACCGGCATCCCCCGCGTCACGTACTCCCACCCGGAGGTCGCGTCGGTCGGGTTGACCGAGACCGCGGCGCGGGAGAAGTTCGGCGACGAGATCCGGACGGTCGTCCACGATCTCGCCGGCAACGGCAAGAGTCAGATCCTCAAGACGTCGGGGGCGGTCAAGCTGGTGGTCGCGCCGGACGGTGTCGTGGTCGGTGTGCACATGGTCGGCGACCGCGTCGGCGAGCTGATCGGTGAGGCGCAGCTGCTGTACAACTTCGAGGTCGACGCCGCCCAGGCGGCGAAATACGTGCACGCCCACCCCACCCAGGGCGAGGCACTCGGGGAGGCGCTGATGGCGGTGGCCGGCAAACCGCTCCACGTCCACGGCTGA
- the lipA gene encoding lipoyl synthase codes for MTTSPLAPATRRLLRLEVRNAQTPVERKPSWMKVQMRTGLEYRDLAALVERENLNTVCQEAGCPNIFECWEDREATFLIGGSQCTRRCDFCQIDTGKPADLDRGEPRRVAESVQTMGLRYATVTGVARDDLPDGGAWLYAETVRQIHELCPGTGVELLIPDFNADAAQLREVFDTRPEVLAHNVETVPRIFRRIRPAFTYERSLEVITRARQDGLITKSNLILGMGETTDEVIQALRDLHTAGCQLITITQYLRPSARHHPVERWAKPAEFVMLDGIAREIGFLGVLSGPLVRSSYRAGRLHAEAVAATSAH; via the coding sequence ATGACCACATCTCCGCTCGCCCCGGCCACCCGCCGCCTGCTCCGTCTCGAAGTCCGCAATGCCCAGACCCCGGTCGAACGCAAACCGTCGTGGATGAAGGTACAGATGCGGACCGGCCTCGAATACCGGGACCTCGCCGCCCTCGTCGAACGCGAGAACCTGAACACCGTGTGTCAGGAAGCCGGATGTCCCAACATCTTCGAATGCTGGGAGGACCGGGAGGCCACGTTCCTCATCGGCGGGAGCCAATGCACCCGGCGGTGCGACTTCTGCCAGATCGACACCGGTAAGCCGGCCGACCTGGATCGGGGAGAACCCCGGCGGGTCGCGGAATCGGTGCAGACCATGGGCCTCCGGTACGCCACCGTCACCGGAGTGGCACGCGACGACCTGCCCGACGGCGGCGCCTGGCTGTACGCCGAGACGGTCCGGCAGATTCACGAACTGTGCCCGGGCACCGGCGTCGAACTGCTGATCCCCGACTTCAATGCCGACGCCGCGCAGCTACGCGAAGTGTTCGACACTCGCCCCGAAGTACTGGCGCACAATGTGGAGACCGTTCCCCGGATCTTCCGTCGTATCCGGCCTGCCTTCACCTACGAGCGGTCCCTCGAGGTGATCACGCGCGCCCGGCAGGACGGTCTGATCACCAAGTCGAACCTGATCCTCGGGATGGGGGAGACCACGGACGAGGTGATCCAGGCCCTCCGGGACCTCCACACCGCCGGCTGCCAGCTGATCACGATCACGCAGTATCTGCGGCCCTCGGCCCGGCACCATCCGGTGGAGCGGTGGGCGAAACCCGCGGAGTTCGTGATGCTCGACGGGATCGCCCGCGAGATCGGATTCCTCGGTGTCCTGTCCGGTCCGCTCGTGCGTTCCTCCTATCGGGCGGGCCGCCTGCACGCCGAAGCCGTCGCCGCGACCTCCGCGCACTGA
- the gcvP gene encoding aminomethyl-transferring glycine dehydrogenase encodes MSGAVRTQRNRSHLLSEIPRVTPPASDFPSRHIGPDASATERMLGALGYDTLDQLIDAAVPDQIRSSEPLDLPAARSEQQVLSDLRTLSERNETRVQMIGLGYSDTITPAVLRRNMLESPAWYTAYTPYQPEISQGRLEALLTFQTVIEDLTALPLAGASLLDEATAVMEAVLLMRRANKAKSGTPRVVVDADCLPQTLAVVCGRARSVGIDVEVADLTGGLPDGDLFGVVFQAPGASGHVRDLAPLIAAAQERGALTTVAADLLSLTLLTPPGEQGADIAVGSAQRFGVPLFFGGPHAGYMAVRSGLERMLPGRLVGVSVDVDGKTAYRLALQTREQHIRRDKATSNICTAQALLANVAAMYAAYHGPEGLRAIATRVHGYASAVAGSLRTAGHSVVHDSFFDTVLVHVPAGARGIVDRADRAGINLRLVDADHVAIACDECTTDEIVDRVLSAFGAGVQAGTVSQLPPSLLRTSNYLRHPVFHEHRSETSMLRFLRALSDKDLALDRTMIPLGSCTMKLNSAVEMEPISWPGFASIHPYAPVEQTSGYLQLIRGLERWLGEITGYDRVSLQPNAGSQGELAGLLAINGYHESRGDHGRDICLIPQSAHGTNAASAVLAGMRVVVVATASNGNIDLDDLRAKIAAHEGTIAAIMLTYPSTHGVYETDVRTVCDLVHEAGGQVYVDGANLNALVGLAQPGKFGGDVSHLNLHKTFCIPHGGGGPGVGPVAVRKHLAPFLPGNPLGGDQLGTPVSAANYGSAGILPITWAYIALMGPDGLTDATKSAVLAANYVAKSLDAHFPVLYTGPSGLVAHECILDLRPVTKATGVTAEDVAKRLIDYGFHAPTLSFPVSGTLMVEPTESEDLAELDRFIEAMISIRREIDLVGDGVWPLERSPLRQAPHTADQVTADTWDLPYPRHLAAFPVASLRAGKYWPPVRRIDGVHGDRNLVCSCPAPEAFENTTDIEPPIKTAGANSSALAETPEEAFA; translated from the coding sequence ATGTCCGGTGCGGTCCGGACTCAACGAAACCGGAGTCACCTCTTGTCTGAGATACCTCGCGTCACCCCGCCTGCCAGCGATTTTCCGTCACGCCACATCGGTCCCGACGCTTCCGCCACCGAGCGCATGCTCGGCGCCCTCGGGTACGACACGCTCGATCAGCTCATCGATGCCGCCGTACCCGACCAGATCCGCAGCTCGGAACCTCTGGACCTGCCTGCGGCGCGGTCCGAGCAGCAGGTGCTGTCCGACCTGCGGACGCTGTCGGAGCGCAACGAGACCCGTGTGCAGATGATCGGCCTCGGCTATTCCGACACCATCACCCCCGCGGTACTGCGCCGCAACATGCTGGAGTCGCCGGCCTGGTACACCGCCTACACGCCGTATCAGCCGGAGATCTCCCAGGGCAGGCTCGAGGCGCTGCTGACGTTCCAGACGGTCATCGAGGACCTGACGGCCCTCCCCCTCGCCGGTGCCTCCCTGCTGGACGAGGCGACCGCGGTGATGGAGGCGGTGCTGCTGATGCGGCGCGCGAACAAGGCGAAGTCGGGGACGCCCCGCGTGGTCGTCGACGCCGACTGCCTGCCGCAGACCCTCGCGGTGGTGTGCGGCCGGGCCAGGTCGGTGGGCATCGACGTCGAGGTCGCCGACCTGACCGGCGGACTCCCGGACGGTGACCTGTTCGGCGTCGTGTTCCAGGCGCCGGGGGCCAGCGGGCACGTGCGCGATCTGGCTCCGCTCATCGCCGCCGCCCAGGAGCGGGGCGCACTGACCACGGTCGCCGCCGACCTGCTGTCGCTGACGCTCCTCACCCCGCCCGGTGAGCAGGGCGCCGACATCGCGGTGGGATCCGCGCAGCGTTTCGGTGTTCCGCTGTTCTTCGGTGGACCGCACGCCGGTTACATGGCCGTGCGCAGTGGGCTCGAGCGCATGCTGCCCGGCCGCCTCGTCGGGGTGTCCGTCGACGTCGACGGGAAGACCGCCTACCGGCTGGCACTGCAGACCCGCGAGCAGCACATCCGCCGCGACAAGGCGACCAGCAACATCTGTACGGCGCAGGCGCTCCTCGCCAACGTCGCCGCCATGTACGCCGCGTACCACGGACCGGAAGGGTTGCGTGCCATCGCCACTCGGGTGCACGGGTACGCCTCCGCCGTCGCGGGCAGCCTCCGCACGGCCGGACACTCGGTGGTCCACGACAGCTTCTTCGACACCGTGCTGGTGCACGTTCCGGCCGGGGCCCGCGGCATCGTCGACCGCGCCGACCGCGCCGGCATCAACCTGCGACTGGTCGACGCGGACCACGTGGCGATCGCCTGCGACGAATGCACCACCGACGAGATCGTGGACCGGGTCCTGTCCGCGTTCGGCGCCGGAGTCCAGGCGGGCACGGTCTCGCAACTGCCGCCGTCGCTGCTGCGCACGTCGAACTACCTGCGGCACCCCGTGTTCCACGAGCACCGGTCCGAGACGTCGATGCTCCGCTTCCTGCGCGCGCTGTCGGACAAGGACCTCGCGCTGGACCGCACCATGATCCCGCTCGGCTCGTGCACGATGAAGCTCAACTCCGCAGTGGAGATGGAGCCGATCAGCTGGCCCGGGTTCGCGTCCATCCACCCGTACGCCCCGGTCGAACAGACCAGCGGCTACCTGCAGCTCATCCGCGGGCTCGAGCGGTGGCTCGGTGAGATCACCGGATACGACCGGGTGTCGTTGCAGCCCAACGCCGGATCGCAGGGCGAACTCGCCGGGCTGCTGGCCATCAACGGCTACCACGAGTCCCGCGGCGACCACGGACGCGACATCTGCCTCATCCCGCAGTCTGCGCACGGCACCAACGCCGCCTCCGCGGTGCTGGCCGGCATGCGGGTGGTGGTGGTCGCGACGGCGTCGAACGGCAACATCGACTTGGACGACCTGCGCGCGAAGATCGCGGCGCACGAGGGCACGATCGCCGCGATCATGCTGACCTACCCGTCCACCCACGGTGTGTACGAGACCGACGTGCGGACGGTGTGCGACCTGGTGCACGAGGCCGGCGGTCAGGTGTACGTCGACGGCGCCAACCTCAACGCGCTCGTCGGCCTGGCCCAGCCAGGCAAGTTCGGCGGCGACGTGTCACACCTGAACCTGCACAAGACGTTCTGCATCCCGCACGGCGGCGGCGGCCCCGGTGTCGGACCGGTCGCTGTGCGCAAGCACCTGGCCCCGTTCCTGCCCGGCAACCCGCTCGGCGGCGACCAACTCGGCACTCCTGTGTCGGCGGCGAACTACGGCTCCGCCGGGATCCTGCCGATCACGTGGGCGTACATCGCCCTGATGGGCCCGGACGGGCTGACGGACGCCACCAAGTCCGCGGTGCTCGCCGCCAACTACGTCGCGAAATCGCTCGACGCGCACTTCCCCGTCCTGTACACCGGGCCCTCGGGTCTGGTGGCGCACGAGTGCATCCTGGACCTGCGACCGGTCACGAAGGCGACCGGCGTGACCGCCGAGGACGTGGCAAAGCGGTTGATCGACTACGGTTTCCACGCTCCCACCCTGTCGTTCCCCGTCAGCGGCACCCTGATGGTCGAGCCCACCGAGTCCGAGGATCTGGCCGAACTCGACCGCTTCATCGAGGCAATGATCTCGATCCGCCGCGAAATCGATCTGGTCGGCGACGGCGTGTGGCCGCTCGAACGCAGCCCGCTGCGTCAGGCCCCGCACACCGCGGATCAGGTCACCGCGGACACCTGGGATCTGCCCTACCCGCGGCACCTGGCCGCCTTCCCGGTCGCGTCGCTGCGGGCCGGCAAGTACTGGCCTCCGGTGCGCCGCATCGACGGCGTGCACGGCGACCGCAACCTCGTGTGCTCGTGCCCCGCGCCCGAAGCCTTCGAGAACACCACCGATATCGAACCGCCAATCAAGACCGCAGGAGCAAATTCCTCGGCGCTTGCCGAGACCCCCGAGGAGGCTTTCGCATGA
- the gcvT gene encoding glycine cleavage system aminomethyltransferase GcvT has product MTVTTTPASPLLGEHTALGAHFTDFAGWQMPLKYDSELAEHHAVRKTAGLFDLSHMGEIAVTGTESGALLDYALAGELSKIGVGRAKYSLLCNADGGVIDDLVVYRLANEHFLVVANASNAPAVYRELAARAEGFSATVDDQSAETALIAVQGPAAQDIVRSLVPAPQVETVAELKYYAVTRAAVAGIDVLLARTGYTGEDGFELYVPNAQAVQLWRALLDATTAHDGVPAGLACRDTLRLEAGMALYGHELTLDTDPYEAGLGKVVRLNKEFVGRDALQALSEQAPQRVLVGLAGTGRRAARADYTVHDTTSGTAVGTITSGALSPTLGHPIALAFVDIAFREPGTELTVDIRGKKEPFVVTPSPFYRRS; this is encoded by the coding sequence ATGACCGTCACCACGACACCCGCGTCCCCGCTGCTCGGCGAACACACCGCGCTCGGCGCCCATTTCACCGACTTCGCCGGCTGGCAGATGCCGCTGAAATACGACAGCGAACTCGCCGAACACCACGCCGTTCGCAAGACCGCCGGACTCTTCGACCTCTCGCACATGGGTGAGATCGCCGTTACCGGAACTGAATCCGGCGCACTGCTCGACTACGCACTGGCAGGCGAGTTGTCGAAGATCGGCGTCGGCCGGGCCAAGTACTCGCTGCTCTGCAACGCCGACGGCGGCGTGATCGACGATCTCGTCGTCTACCGTCTCGCCAACGAGCACTTCCTCGTGGTCGCCAACGCCTCGAACGCCCCGGCCGTGTACCGCGAACTCGCGGCACGCGCCGAAGGTTTCTCGGCAACCGTCGACGACCAGTCCGCGGAGACCGCGCTGATCGCGGTACAGGGACCGGCCGCCCAGGACATCGTGCGGTCCCTCGTCCCCGCCCCGCAGGTGGAGACCGTCGCGGAACTGAAGTACTACGCGGTCACCCGCGCGGCCGTCGCCGGCATCGACGTCCTCCTGGCCCGCACCGGCTACACCGGTGAGGACGGCTTCGAGTTGTACGTGCCGAACGCACAGGCCGTGCAGTTGTGGCGCGCGCTCCTCGACGCCACCACGGCCCATGACGGCGTCCCCGCGGGTCTCGCCTGCCGCGACACCCTGCGCCTCGAGGCCGGGATGGCGCTGTACGGGCACGAGCTGACCCTCGACACGGACCCGTACGAGGCCGGTCTCGGCAAGGTGGTCCGGCTGAACAAGGAGTTCGTCGGACGCGATGCGCTGCAGGCGTTGTCGGAGCAGGCCCCGCAGCGGGTCCTCGTCGGTCTCGCGGGCACCGGACGCCGGGCCGCCCGCGCCGACTACACCGTCCACGACACGACCAGCGGAACGGCCGTCGGCACGATCACGTCCGGCGCCCTGTCCCCGACGCTCGGGCATCCGATCGCGCTGGCGTTCGTCGACATCGCGTTCCGTGAACCCGGCACCGAGCTGACCGTCGACATCCGCGGCAAGAAGGAACCGTTCGTCGTCACCCCGTCGCCGTTCTACCGCCGTTCCTGA
- the gcvH gene encoding glycine cleavage system protein GcvH yields MSPAAFPDDRSYTDDHEWVLIAPGAALPDEPVRVGITSLAVDSLGELVFVDLPEVGTTIVAGEACGEVESTKTVSELYPPVSGRVTLVNSAAVDDPGLVTSDPFGEGWLFAVQPSGAGELLTAAEYAEKNGVNA; encoded by the coding sequence ATGTCTCCAGCAGCCTTCCCCGACGACCGCAGCTACACCGACGACCACGAGTGGGTCCTGATCGCGCCGGGCGCCGCTCTACCCGACGAGCCCGTCCGCGTCGGCATCACCTCCCTCGCCGTCGACTCGCTCGGCGAACTCGTCTTCGTCGATCTGCCCGAGGTCGGGACGACCATCGTCGCCGGTGAGGCGTGCGGCGAGGTCGAGTCCACGAAGACCGTCTCCGAGCTGTACCCGCCGGTGAGCGGCCGGGTGACCCTCGTCAACTCCGCCGCCGTCGACGACCCGGGACTGGTCACCTCCGACCCGTTCGGCGAGGGCTGGCTGTTCGCCGTCCAGCCGTCCGGCGCCGGGGAGCTCCTCACCGCCGCCGAGTACGCCGAGAAGAACGGAGTGAACGCATGA
- the glyA gene encoding serine hydroxymethyltransferase: MSVLNRDLADFDPDVAALIGKELERQRTGLEMIASENHAPLAVMQAQGSVLTNKYAEGYPGRRYYGGCEHVDSIEQLALDRVKALFAAEYANVQPHSGATANASVMHALIKPGDTILGLSLADGGHLTHGMRLNFSGKLYNVAAYGVSEQDYLIDMDEVAKAAREHRPQLIIAGWSAYPRQLDFARFREIADEVGAYLMVDMAHFAGLVATGFHPSPVPHAHVVTSTTHKTLGGPRGGIILTNDAAIAKKINSAVFPGQQGGPLEHVIAGKATAFKMAAEPDFAERQERCLEGAKVLAERLSRPDVKEAGISVLTGGTDVHLVLVDLRDADIDGQQAEDRLDAIGITVNRNAVPFDPRPPMVTSGLRIGTPALAARGFGRDDFVTVADLIAQALVAPADADTTGLAAQVRALADKYPLYPAL, encoded by the coding sequence ATGAGCGTCCTGAACCGTGACCTCGCGGATTTCGATCCGGACGTCGCCGCACTGATCGGCAAGGAACTCGAGCGTCAGCGCACCGGCCTGGAGATGATCGCGTCGGAGAACCACGCGCCGCTCGCCGTGATGCAGGCGCAGGGCTCGGTGCTGACCAACAAATACGCCGAGGGGTATCCGGGCCGCCGCTACTACGGTGGCTGCGAGCACGTCGACTCCATCGAGCAGCTCGCCCTCGACCGCGTCAAGGCCCTGTTCGCCGCGGAATACGCCAACGTGCAACCGCATTCCGGCGCCACCGCGAACGCGTCGGTGATGCACGCGCTGATCAAGCCGGGCGACACCATCCTCGGTCTCTCCCTCGCCGACGGCGGCCACCTCACCCACGGCATGCGGCTGAACTTCTCCGGCAAGCTCTACAACGTGGCGGCGTACGGGGTGTCCGAGCAGGACTACCTCATCGACATGGACGAGGTCGCGAAGGCGGCCCGCGAACACCGGCCGCAACTGATCATCGCCGGCTGGTCGGCCTACCCGCGCCAGCTGGACTTCGCCCGGTTCCGGGAGATCGCGGACGAGGTCGGCGCCTACCTGATGGTCGACATGGCCCACTTCGCCGGCCTCGTGGCCACCGGATTCCACCCGTCCCCGGTCCCGCACGCGCACGTCGTCACATCGACGACGCACAAGACGCTCGGCGGGCCCCGCGGCGGGATCATCCTGACCAACGACGCGGCCATCGCGAAGAAGATCAACTCGGCGGTCTTCCCCGGCCAGCAGGGCGGGCCGCTCGAGCATGTGATCGCGGGCAAGGCAACGGCATTCAAGATGGCCGCCGAACCCGACTTCGCGGAACGTCAGGAACGCTGCCTCGAGGGCGCGAAGGTTCTCGCCGAGCGCCTCAGCCGCCCCGACGTCAAGGAAGCCGGAATCAGCGTCCTCACCGGCGGCACAGACGTGCACCTCGTCCTCGTCGACCTCCGCGACGCCGACATCGACGGACAGCAGGCCGAGGACCGCCTCGACGCGATCGGCATCACCGTCAACCGCAACGCCGTCCCGTTCGACCCGCGGCCGCCGATGGTGACGTCCGGCCTGCGGATCGGCACGCCGGCACTCGCCGCGCGCGGCTTCGGCCGGGACGACTTCGTGACGGTCGCCGACCTGATCGCCCAGGCTCTCGTCGCCCCCGCCGACGCGGACACGACCGGACTGGCAGCCCAGGTCCGCGCCCTCGCCGACAAATACCCCCTCTACCCCGCACTGTAA
- a CDS encoding L-serine ammonia-lyase, with protein MTISVFDLFSVGIGPSSSHTVGPMRAAGAFVDDLAALGVLRDVAGVRVDLFGSLAATGAGHGTMSAILLGLEGYRPETIATEEMETRLDAVRASRRIRLGGEVSIALAEDEMVLHPLTVLDFHPNAMTLTAIGADGPELHAQTYYSIGGGFVVTGDEPDVAVGTVANSLSFGSARELLDLTEHYGLTISEVMLEHERALRPESEVRARLLHIRDVMVECQRRGIGRDGYLPGTLRVRRRARGWYERLNVEDPDRDPAFAEDWVNLVALAVNEENASGGRIVTAPTNGAAGIIPAVLHYALHYTPAGKADPDGTSVRFLLAAGAIGSLYKERASISGAEVGCQGEVGSAASMAAAGLAEILDGSPAQVENSAEIAMEHSLGLTCDPIGGLVQIPCIERNAISAGKAINAARMALRGDGTHRVSLDQVIETMRATGADMSSKYKETSTGGLAVNVSVNLVEC; from the coding sequence ATGACAATCAGTGTGTTCGACCTGTTCTCCGTCGGCATCGGCCCGTCCAGTTCGCACACGGTCGGGCCGATGCGGGCGGCGGGCGCGTTCGTCGACGACCTCGCCGCACTGGGCGTTCTCCGCGACGTCGCGGGTGTCCGCGTCGACCTGTTCGGTTCGCTCGCGGCGACCGGCGCCGGGCACGGGACCATGTCCGCGATCCTCCTCGGCCTCGAGGGGTACCGGCCGGAGACCATCGCCACCGAGGAGATGGAAACGCGGCTGGACGCGGTGCGGGCAAGCAGGCGGATTCGCCTCGGCGGCGAGGTGAGCATCGCGCTCGCGGAGGACGAGATGGTGCTGCATCCGCTGACCGTCCTCGACTTCCACCCGAATGCCATGACCCTCACCGCAATCGGCGCGGACGGACCAGAACTGCACGCGCAGACGTACTATTCGATCGGCGGCGGGTTCGTCGTCACCGGCGACGAGCCGGACGTGGCCGTCGGCACCGTCGCGAACTCGCTGTCGTTCGGGTCGGCGCGCGAGTTGCTGGACCTCACCGAACACTACGGGCTCACGATCAGCGAGGTGATGCTCGAACACGAGCGGGCTCTCCGTCCCGAGTCAGAGGTCCGGGCGCGACTCCTGCACATCCGGGACGTGATGGTCGAGTGCCAGCGACGCGGAATCGGCCGGGACGGGTATCTGCCCGGCACTCTGCGGGTGCGCCGACGCGCTCGCGGCTGGTACGAGCGGTTGAACGTCGAAGACCCCGACCGTGATCCCGCGTTCGCCGAGGACTGGGTGAACCTGGTGGCTCTCGCCGTCAACGAGGAGAACGCGTCCGGTGGGCGGATCGTCACCGCCCCCACCAACGGCGCGGCCGGCATCATCCCGGCGGTGCTGCACTACGCGCTGCACTACACCCCGGCGGGGAAGGCGGATCCGGACGGCACCTCGGTGCGATTCCTGTTGGCGGCAGGCGCAATCGGATCCCTGTACAAGGAGCGGGCCTCGATCTCCGGGGCCGAGGTGGGCTGCCAGGGCGAGGTCGGCTCCGCCGCGTCGATGGCCGCCGCCGGTCTCGCCGAGATCCTCGACGGCAGCCCCGCGCAGGTGGAGAACTCGGCGGAGATCGCGATGGAACACAGTCTGGGTCTGACGTGCGATCCCATCGGGGGCCTGGTGCAGATCCCGTGCATCGAGCGGAACGCCATCTCGGCGGGCAAGGCGATCAACGCCGCCCGGATGGCGCTGCGCGGCGACGGCACCCACCGCGTCAGCCTCGATCAGGTGATCGAGACGATGCGGGCCACCGGCGCCGACATGAGCTCGAAGTACAAGGAGACGTCCACCGGCGGTCTCGCCGTGAACGTGTCGGTGAACCTCGTCGAATGCTGA